The stretch of DNA ATGGATTCAGGAGagttaaaaacacaaagacaaacaaaaatcagtaatCCCTACTAGGAAACTACTCAGCCATTATTATTTGGCAGCTTCCTTTAGTACAGAAGTgagtcagagaagaaaaaacagggtACTGGTCTTAAAGGATTTTTTCAGATCTGTCTTGCCTAATtgaaaaatggtttgggttggaagggaccttaaagcccacccggttccaaccccccaccacgggcagggacacctcccaccagcccaggctgcccaaagccccatccagcctgggatggggcatccacagcttccctgggcaagaGGAGCAGATTGATATTGCAGGTGAGGCATAATGAGAAGCTGTCTCAACATATGATTTGATTGCCATTTTTATTAACCATGGCAGCTTAGCACGTCACGCTCATTCCCTGAAAAAATGGTCCAGTACAGTTCACTATGCAGCTACTCAAATTCATACTGTTACAACAAAGGGAAAAGGCACCAGCAGATGGAAGCTAGGGACTGCTTCCTACATGGTTAGTTTTCCCTTCTGTCCTTGCATCAGAGGACGGAAACCAGTCTCCTGTTTGCTAGTCTGGTTCCTACAACAAGGAGATAAGATGATGAACAAAGGGGTAAATGGTTCAGGATGTACAAACAAGTAACGTGTCCCATATGACACAAGAAGCTAAATCAGATTTTAGCCCATGACATCAGTAGATTTAAACATACCTCCacttataaaacatttctgaatttttgtaCTCCCTTCTTACTCCTTTCTCTAACAAACAGGTACTCTTGAAAGTTTATTTACAAATCTCATGCGCTGCTCAGTGTAGTTCTAGTCTCAAAGCCTGACTACACCcatcaaacaaaacacagaaatacaacAGAGAAGGCAATATTGTGGATTAACATTTTATAATAGctcaaataactgaaaataatgaatgcaTTCCCATTTCTTAGCCGTAAGATTTGCCATGGAGGATGGCAAGGTTTGCAGAATGCTGCCAAAGTTTTCTCCTTATGGCTTTCAAGTGATGTTTCTAGTGGCTTTCTATTTGTGGAGAATTatattggaaaagaaatagcGTAAATCAATGATTGTGTAAAGCAGCTGACTGAACTTAGAATCTGAAAGGACAGCTCAATAATTTCTTAATGTTTCATTTGACAAAGTCAcgtaataacagaaaaagactTATTCTCTTAACAACATTGAAATCACTACCCAATCAgtgtttgtaatttttatttcaagaccATGTAGATTTGTCTAAAGACTAATGATGTGGAAAGAGTATTACACAAGGATGTAATAGATTTACCTTCCTAAGCAACACTGTTCCAAAGCTTACTATTACTATTTTAGACCTCtctgcatttatatatatatatatatatatatatatatatatatatatatatatatattacaactGTGTATGCCTAATAGGAAACATCATCTATTCCTACAAGTCTCATTGCGTTGTGATTGAGAACACTGGACACTgcatacaaaatgaaacaattacAACTGACATTCTCCTGCTGACATCATTTTCACAGATGTCACACTAAATAACACCATTCTAGAACGAGTAATCATAAATTGCTACTGGTGTCTCCCTTTCAAAAAACCTGATCAAGTCAGAGTTGACTGAATGAAGTCTTATCCTTCAGGGCACTGCATACTTATTTTGCTGTGTaaagttttgtttctcactgtgaAAACAAATCTCAATATTGCTGCCAAATGCCGTTTCCTTCCTTTGAGTTTTAATGTAGAATAATGAACCTCTACAAACAATGCTGCTATAGAAATGCACTAATTCCACATGAAACAATTCATAAATGCCCCCCACTTCAAAACCATCAACTATGTGCTCTATTTTGATAGAACAATGCTATCTAAAACATACACCCCCCTCCATAGCTAAAACTCTTCACTCTCTCTCTGAGCTCAGAGAATTCTTTGTTGAAATATGTTgcacaatgtattttttaaaagaagctatGAGATTTTCCGAGTCTGTCCCAAAGCAATATGGACAGAGAAGAGGATTTACAATCTGCTGTTGGAAGATCaatctttttgaaaatagaattaatttgaaatatgaaacaatAGATTACATCACATATCAGATACTTGCAGATACTGTAACAATGTTGCTTAAAAGGTAGGCAGAATTAAGCTTTGGGTctgtaactatttttaaaaatattgctactATTTGAATTTACCATGTATTGTTGTGAATCAGTACATTACCTTCCTTAGCTGGTTTTTCCTGTGGCAACTTGATTGGAGTTTCTGCCTTTGGTGGTACCATTACTTCGTACGTTTCTCTGTGTTTATTCCTTAATTCTTCATAtgtgacagttttttttttacgaCTTTCTTCTGGAATTGGAGCaggttctgaaaacaaaacaaacaccaaaatacTAGAAACGACAATCAACTAAACTTGGCTACAACCTAGTCTAGAATGTCAGTTAATTACAGCTCAATCCCAAATGAAAAGGAGCGTGACAGCTGCAATTCAAAATGCAACTGAGAATGTATGTGGTCCTTAATTCACTCATTTCCTTTTatccttttcattttgtctgttttagaAGATCAGCAGTTaacttatttttgtcattttatctAGTGGAAAGCCTAACAGTCATGTGGTCCCCGATGGATAAAACAGTTCTGGTCACTTTATGCATGACTAGCATTAGTTTTACATTTgatatatttataatttctgtAGAGAAACCTGAGTGAATCTCGAATGTCTGCATTCAGGCTTTACATTCTGCTATGAAAGCATTAGGACTACATCCATCATAGGTCacttaataaacattttatctACATTTACAATGCAGAATCTTGGTTCTATACTTCAGGCTTTATAAATTGTCAATATTTGTAATGAAGTGTTATTACAATTCCCTTGACACATCTACATCGAAAACTTTTATATAACTAAAAGCGAGTTGCATGAAacggctttttttttgtgcgtgAAATAAGACATTTTCCATCGaggaattaaaaacacaaaccgATTCAAAACATGTAACTGCAATGGACAGTAGCTTCCTCCTTTGTGTACCACAGAGACTCAGAGTAGTGTTTCCCCTGCCCCCTGCAATAGCTGAGGATAGAGTTCATATTGGAAGGAGGGCAACAGCTGCACAAACCAgtactttaaaaccattttacTTCATGGAAAAATCAGCTGTTGCATGAGAGAACACAATATGCATTCAGTTCTCAGAAGATTTAAACGTTTGTCAcattataaaaaacattttaatatcacTCAATTGTAGTAGTATACAGTTAAAGCACCACCACTGgtgaaaatgaaacaacttAAACCATAGTCTCTACCATTTGTCTGCTAGCCTTTCTTATAAGGTGCAGTGAAATGGTTGGCATATTCACTTTAATTTAAATCAAGAAGAACTTCAAGCCAGGGTGAGTTGTCTGCAGGTTTAGTTTCCTACCAGATTAAACcttgtaaattaatttatttgcaattagaactacaaaaaaaaaagaaaaaagaaaacacctatATTTAGATTAAAGTTAGAAAATAACACATATTATTTACCCTCTCTCTCTGAAACAATTCTGGGAACTTCAAGGTGTTTAATTCAAGAAAACTGTATTATCCCACACGTTTACATGCGATGAAATTGAGTTTAATGAGAGAACTATCTAAGAGACAGCTAAGAGTTACTGAACTACCAACTGCTAAATACTAAGACGTATCACACCTTGCACAGCATAATCAGTGATTCCTGTAGGCGAAGATTCATTCAGGGAAGCACTGAATGGAACAGGTTCGTAGCTAGAGAGGCCTCTGTCTGTTGAACTATAATCATCTGAATATGTAGAAGAAAGTGGGAATCCAGCTCTTGGAGAAGAAGGTTCAGTAAATGACTGAGAAGGCGTAtctgaaaattcagatttcCGGCTGGAAcggctgaaaaataataaaattaaatattaaataccaAACTGTTAACAAGTTAAAATGAAACTATAAGAGTAGCGTTGTGTGCAGCTGCAGAACATACTCTGGTAAAtggtttaatttattttccaacaaCATGAAttactgtcttaaaaaaaaagatttctttaacATTGCAAAGATCTATATAGTCCCTTTCTCAAcaccctttccttcctcccagaAAATCAAATCATACCCGAAAATCTctaaaacagaagacaaaagagaaagtgTTTTGCACTTTACAACATAAAAATGACAATCCCTCCCCCCAGGGACTCTTCAGAGAGCAAAAACGTGTCAGACACAAATAGCACAGGGTGTGTCGTTGTAACTAGTAGTAGCATGTGAACTACAGTTAGTTCTAAAGATCTTTTAGCAAGAATTTGCAACTTAAAACCCTGCAATATTACAAGCTGCTATAATGGACCAATAATacacaacagaagaaaaggagaatgaagaactgtGTTGGGGAAACAAAACTGTAACAGTTTACTGAgttgttcatttaatttttcagcagaagcagtaatgagttttctcagagaaaaaaaataagaccaCACAAAAAATACTGTGGAAACCGATGCTTGATACTCTTGAGTATTCACTACCAACTCAGACTGGCCCTGCAAACCACTACATAGTAATTTGTCTGTCTCTATCAAAAATGCTATCCTCTTGGTGTCACTAGAGTATGTATTCACCTTGTACTTGAAATTTCTGTTCAGATGtacttttaatttcatatgAAGAACATCTGCAGCTAGTTTGCCTGTTTGCCTACAAAAACCTTGCAGACAAAACTGCCATAAATCTAAAccaaaaaagtaataaaaatttaataaaagtcCTACATGAAAATCTAACAAACCTTAGCACACAGCAGTAGTGGGACTCACTATCTACTCACTATCCAAAGACTGCTCTCCCAGTTTTGAATCAAGGGTTTAAGTGAGATATTCCAAAAGTGATTTGTAATTAAACACCACTTGAAGTAGAAAACATTCTggaacaaaacaggaaatagttttaAGAACCTGATGAGTTTCTCATATGTACAGCATAATGCTGTTACAGATGTAAAGGATTTAAACAAACAGCATTAAGTCTGACCACCATGCTTCTTCCTGCACTGATATTGTTTACTGAGCTCTTTCCTTTGATAAACACTGAAATCATTTCCACCCTCTTCCTACTTCAATCAAACTAAACTATGGGAAAACCTTCCAGAAAGTaacactattttatttcagttaactTAGTTTACTTCTCAGCTCAGAAGGGCAACTTCTGCTGTCACACTACTGTAAGTAAATTCCACAGGAAAACAAGTCTCTTATCAAAATATATTCcttctaaattaaaatgcttctttttctattcCTCAAAGTAATCAGTTGTACGTAACAAATTCAAAACGTGTGTTTTACAGCTGACCAGTTCATACAGATGATACAGCTTCCTGAAAGTGgcagaaagaggcagaagagagaggaagaaaggtgCAGATCTGAAGGTGTAGATTATCTGAaggtttaaatttaaaagaattaaattcttACGAATGCGAACTGTGTCTCTGAGCTTGTCGTAGAACATCTCCTATTGGGGAGTCCTTCAGTTTCTTAAATTTCTCGCTACAGATTGGCAAGTAGGATATCTTTCCAGCCAGGTATCCACACGTTCCAGCaactttattaaaagaaaaaagatgattttataTGCTGTATCATAACATTCAACATAGTTTTAAAGTAATCATTTCCAATGAATTACACAGCACcttgaattaaagaaaaaaaagattaaatctgaaataaaaaaattcagtaGTCgtctctttgctgcttttgtggACAAAGGGTactaaaaacaaatgcaagagCTGAACAGAGACATACTTAGAGAGACTTAGACATGACATGAGTATCTGATGACTTCAGCTAGTAATCAATGAGTGAAAGGTAACAAAGAAGAGAATTCCCATCAGCTTTTCCCAAGATCCAGAAACAGCAACTATCAAAGATGACAAAATGGTAAGGAAtaaacaaaggcagaaaattcTGAGAGTTCAATCCATCAGAACACACAGATCTTGAAAAGGCTTTCACCAGTAGGAAGAGAAGTCTACAAAATTTCAATACTAGGCTCATCATCTTCTGAAGAGGTTGCCTGAGGACAAACAACTGAATTATTTGAACCCTTGCAATCTGTAGGCAAACGCTTTCCGAGGGGTGCATAAGACATTTTGATCTGCTAGGCAGGACATAACACTAAATGATCACAGTAGTTTTTTTGACCCAACGAGAATTCAAACTAGATATTTAGCAAAATAAAGTTAAGCAGCATAGGTGATTCTCTTTGTAATTTATGCAAAAGGTTAAAGTTCCCTTTTCATAAGGCCTTCTAGTCAGGACACATGGAAACATCTCTTGGGAAAACGTTTTACCCAAAGTAATTAGTggctaaaatatttgttttctattattaCATAACTGACAGCCAGATAATCTACGTTTTCCAAATTAGTACAGTAAATCAGGTATCGTTCTCTGCTTCTTCTGTGTTCACTGTAACAAGACTTTAGAGAAGCTAATCAGAGAGACAAAGGAGGCCAGGTCCCACTATAGGCTAATACCaaacagaatcatggaatatcctgagtgggaagggacccataaggatcagagtccaactcctggctccacacaggaccacccaaaaatcagaccatgtgtctgagagtgttgtccaaacgcttcttgaattccggcaggctcagtgccataACCaatgccctggggagcctgtcccagtgtccaaccacctctgggtgcagaacctttccctaacacccagcctgaccctcccctgtcccagctccatgccgttccctcgggtcctgtcgctgtccccagagagcagagctcagcgcctgcccctccgctcccctcgtgagggagctgcaggccgccatgaggcctcccctcagcctgctctgctctgggctgaacaacccaagggacctcagctgctcctcacatgTCTTGGTGTCTTCAGTCCCCACCTGACCCAACTACGTTAGCTAGATATCAAAGACCATTACTGCAGTCAAGCATGGACACGCTTCAGTCTACCAACCAGAAGAGACACGGACCATTAGCAGACTATGATCAACAGACACAGCTTTGCTATGCGCAGATCAGTGACACCAGAAATGCAGGAATGTTCTTAAGCTGTTTTATCATTGTTTATCATCAGCTAACTATGAACTAGCAGTGTCTGGAATTTGATGTGCTCTTCTTTCAGAACtcatcaagggaaaaaaaaacaacacaactgcTTCCTTTGACCAGACGTCACTGCAGGAGGAATGTACAGTTAAATTATGAGACATGATTTGGACCTGCAAACCATGTCTCTGGCAATACTTAGCAGGAAGATCCTGTAGACAGTAGCTGCATCTGACCTAAACAATatgagaatgaaatgaaaactgcttAACTCAGGCCTTTTAAACTGCAACTAtgcctcctcccttccccccaaaTGCACCTAAGATGTATTTAAGAAGTACATAAATCACATATAGTTACCTACtggaaaacaatcaaaacataCTTTACATGGAAAGTTctttaaacataaaatgaaagtcTGTATGCCCACCAGTGTACACTGAACAGAAGCCAGAAGAATTTTGGCTAATAACCTTAACTTTGAGAAGAGCTGGTCCAGTCCAGCTGCtccttattttctcctttgattTCAAAATTTAGTTCTTCTAAATAGGAGGAACATGGCCCTTACTTACAAATGCATAAGTATCAGGGAAATAGCAATTCTATTATTTATTAGAAAGGTTTGTTATAATATTGTTTGGCAttcaaaaaagcaagcagaactTACCATAAACAAATGGCAACCCTAGTCTCTCTCATTCATTTATCTGCTTAAACAACATTTCCTTCACCACAAATCATGGGTTTTACCCTCTTCCCACTGAAGTAAACTGTAATAGTAACTGGCTGTAACTGACTGCATCTGGGCAGATTGGCAAGATGGCAACTTCCTGTTTTACTGTCATGTGTTAAATTGAAAAggttaatttattaatttatttttgattataCTTAATCCAAAATCATTCACAAGAAATTGCTGTTTTCCTATAATTGTACACACATAAcgtccaggaaaaaaaggcactaaAATAGCCTGAATGGGACAAGCAAGACACACGAATAATGACCTTCAAATTAGGAAGGGAGGGGTGGGTGTACTCTGGCAAAGTCCTTCAGGCAGACTTCACTGCAGCAGTATGCTGTTCTAATATTTTACAAGATGATATTTAGACTCACAAAGTTTTAAACAATGTCAAAAAGTTTTGCTTGCcggaacaagaaaaaaatattaaacgGATACTACGAACAATAAATACAATCATTGTCAAAAATCAATTTCTGATAGAAGCACCACGAATTGCTAGTATTTGTAGTTCAGGCACTAAAAGAAAATGCCATTGTTTCTTCCCTCCCGTCAAGTTTATACAGCCAAGGAAAATATAGAAGCTAAgtcaaaagaagcatttttcatttacttcttttCAACTATAATAATCTCAGGAGATGCTTTAATAGCAACAGGTTACATTCCTACAGACACTTTTACTGAAGCatgaatttatttctgataatGCTGTTTCATCTTTAAATTCTAccatagaaaaatattcatcCGCAATAGACCatcacaaaagggaaaaaaaatgaggcttgTACAAAGTCTGTTAGCAATATTTTCATCTTACATGCTCACATTACACTTGTCAAGAATATTTTGAATCTTAGAATTCTGTAGAAAGTCTACAAACAAAACTTATCCAAATTCAGTTGCACAAATTCAAAGACGATGAATAAATTAATTGCTCTACTTTTTGATATTGAATGCATTCTTCTGGTATCAGATGTTGTAGTTAAACATTTCGAAAAAGTTGCTGACTGATAGAATCACCTGCAGAAAGGTGAAATTTATTCACTGGATAAATCAGATCACATAGCTACAACCTCAGGCACAGTTTTACCAATATAAGCATGAAGTGAAGTCACAGTGAATCAGCCAGCTAGTCTCATGGGGATTAAATCTGAGCAACAGACTCCAGGACCTAAGTCATAAATGCAAGCTGAATTTATGTATAGTTTTTACTTACATGCAACTTTAGTAAAAGAGCCAAATCTTGAGGTCTCTCTTAGAATACCTGAAAATGAGGAATCAAAGTAATTATTAATAAGTTATTAAGAATTAAGTTGAAGAAACATTAACTGTTCTATGAATCCAAAGTGACAGTTCTCTTGCATAATATCAGGGGTAGCAGgttaccttttaaaatttaaattaaagaaaattcaagaaaacCTGACATTGGAATTCCCCATAATATTACAAAAATCTAACAATTACCTCTTTAATCATATCACACACAGTACCACTACACACTGTAGAATACATTGTTTCATAATCACTGAGATATTGCATATGGCAAGCAATAGGTGAGaatgtgattttaattaaaaattctgttCCTTTAGTTTCAAGAACTGCAAGTCATATAGCTTAAGAGTCAGAACGTCTCTTAATTACCAGCAGATTAGGTGTTAAGTATAGTAActtcagtaaaaacagaaattagttTATCTGAGCAAATTCAAATTAAACTaagtatttttaacactttaCCTTTTTTGATTAAGAAAGTAGTAGCAAGCATGCTCGCCGCAGCCAAAGGAAAAGCTGTAGAGAAGAAAAGTtgcttaaaatataattttcaacattttcaataatatttaacaaaatatacAATAAAACAAGAGTCGTTAGGTCTTGCTAGGTTCATTTGTATGAGAATCTAAGCatatacaattaaaaaattatataaactatgaaacattttcaattcTAGCTTTGAGACCTCCTATAAATAATGAAGTACTGGTTAATGTGTTATCCTGTCCTCACTGGACTTCATGCTTCCTAAAATACAAAAGCCAGTGGCAGATGGGACCAAGGTACAACATTCCAGGTGCTGACATCTATCTACAACTGCTACAGCATCGAGATGCAGCGCTTTAAACCTGAGAAGCAAACACAGATTTTTAGGAGAAAAGGCCACATAGAGGCCCATGCCTCTAAAATTTTTTGATAACCAAAaaacttgattttgttttaatatgaaaacttttaaataactCCAACTcttacagagaaacaaaacaaactgataTAAAACTAGGTAATCCAATCAGTTTTACTCATcaacaaatgaaagaatgaagCAAGTTTTTCTTTAGCTTACGGATCAAGCTACACAACTGGGGATAGGTTCAGGAATGCAGAGAAGACGATGAACACAGAACAGTATTACCACCTATCACAGTCTGCTTAACAGTTCACATCAATTTTTATCATATTGAATTACTTCGGACAGCAGGAAGCATTTGGAGATGGcaagaaacaaaaggaataCTTTTTCAAGCAGTGACAATTACAATATTGGGAAGATGAAACTTCTTTGTAACTATTGTAAGACCACTAAGATAACACAAGATACAGTGATACCGAAATAACACACATGGTAATGCTAAAGTTGATGACATTAAGGACTCAGAC from Cygnus olor isolate bCygOlo1 chromosome 4, bCygOlo1.pri.v2, whole genome shotgun sequence encodes:
- the LOC121070145 gene encoding OCIA domain-containing protein 1-like isoform X1, encoding MEAGQGPGGGEVGEPHENVAPKPYVPTEEERRLLKECADESARYRAFPLAAASMLATTFLIKKGILRETSRFGSFTKVAFAGTCGYLAGKISYLPICSEKFKKLKDSPIGDVLRQAQRHSSHSRSSRKSEFSDTPSQSFTEPSSPRAGFPLSSTYSDDYSSTDRGLSSYEPVPFSASLNESSPTGITDYAVQEPAPIPEESRKKKTVTYEELRNKHRETYEVMVPPKAETPIKLPQEKPAKEVKVNKYGDTWDE
- the LOC121070145 gene encoding OCIA domain-containing protein 1-like isoform X2, coding for MNVAPKPYVPTEEERRLLKECADESARYRAFPLAAASMLATTFLIKKGILRETSRFGSFTKVAFAGTCGYLAGKISYLPICSEKFKKLKDSPIGDVLRQAQRHSSHSRSSRKSEFSDTPSQSFTEPSSPRAGFPLSSTYSDDYSSTDRGLSSYEPVPFSASLNESSPTGITDYAVQEPAPIPEESRKKKTVTYEELRNKHRETYEVMVPPKAETPIKLPQEKPAKEVKVNKYGDTWDE